Below is a window of Jonesiaceae bacterium BS-20 DNA.
AGACCGCCAAAGCCAAGCCCGCTCAGCCCTAAGCCGGCTAGCAGTCCGCCGGTTGCGCCGGCCAAACTCATCAGGGTGTCAGAAACCCCCTGCACGCTGACGCGGATCTCTGGGGCAACAGCGGAAACAATCTGAGCGGATCCGGAAATCGTTGCGGCCGACCAGCCAAGCCCCAGAAGCACCAGGCCTACCGTGACCCAGGTGTGGCTACCCTGACCAAAACCTGCTGCAGCCGTGGCTGCCACCAAGATGCCGAATCCAATGAGCGTGGTCGTACGCGGGCCTAGACGGTCAGCGACCATGCCAACAATCGGGGACAGTGCATACATACCGGCAATGTGCAGGGAGATGGTAAGCCCAATAATGGTCAACGCTGCCCCGTGTTGATCCAGGTGCACCGAGGTCACGGACATGACCGAAACCATGATGCCGTGCCCAATCAGGATCGAAATCAGGCCTGCCTGGGCCGCCTTATTTCCGCGCAGCTTGATTGCGGTTTGCCTAAAGCCAAGGCGCTGTGGTTGGGTAACCGCAACCCCAGATTGCTCCGCAATGGACTTGGCCAAGAAGTATGGATCCGGGCGCAAACCCAAGAAAATGATGAGTGAAGCTATGACCAGCCCGGTCGTTGAGAACACAAAGATTCCGGTGTATTCGGGCAATCCCAGGCTGGCGCCCACGCGTTCGCCAAGGCCAAGCATGTTGGGCCCGGCTACGGAGCCTACGGTCGTGGTCCAAACCACCAACGATAGATCCCGAGCCCTTCGATTTGGCGCACTCAGGTCGGTTGCAGCAAAGCGGGCCTGCAGG
It encodes the following:
- a CDS encoding MFS transporter, which translates into the protein MKNSVPAVAPLSLQRRTIALLSLAQVFSGLGTGAVVSVGSLLAVQLSGSTSWGGSVTTVMTLGAAVASMPLARWALVHGRRNTLSGGLLIAAVGAILMIVAASLQSFALLLLGAATLGVGSAVNLQARFAATDLSAPNRRARDLSLVVWTTTVGSVAGPNMLGLGERVGASLGLPEYTGIFVFSTTGLVIASLIIFLGLRPDPYFLAKSIAEQSGVAVTQPQRLGFRQTAIKLRGNKAAQAGLISILIGHGIMVSVMSVTSVHLDQHGAALTIIGLTISLHIAGMYALSPIVGMVADRLGPRTTTLIGFGILVAATAAAGFGQGSHTWVTVGLVLLGLGWSAATISGSAQIVSAVAPEIRVSVQGVSDTLMSLAGATGGLLAGLGLSGLGFGGLNAAAASVAIIGAILVLRLGKR